One Dioscorea cayenensis subsp. rotundata cultivar TDr96_F1 chromosome 15, TDr96_F1_v2_PseudoChromosome.rev07_lg8_w22 25.fasta, whole genome shotgun sequence genomic region harbors:
- the LOC120277224 gene encoding uncharacterized protein LOC120277224 gives MNPPEPVHKHKGRRTMLRRRDVDEEVGFKKGKVSRKGFKITCSICGATGHNKRFHGSKGNRGNERPASTSDPCGTAKNIEDAENNPMDVIDPLVLEEHYQQVDQLRSFQVNTKHGAYQQPEADIPSQVLNVSHEGLSSTSHQGVHSSSQVIETSQQSMHNSSQVTNTSYQELHNSLLERRGDREKLVIRGGKKQIPTGVSQKSLDKAKEQEKRVVGIAKNKITARKAPTPFRSPMLRPRMNDKPLEAREKEGEVGKKRRIWKPPGLGASTASAHGKTS, from the exons ATGAACCCCCCTGAGCCTGTCCACAAACACAAAGGAAGGAGAACAATGCTCAGGAGAAGAGATGTAGATGAAGAAGTTGGATTCAAGAAAGGGAAAGTCTCTAGAAAGGGTTTTAAAATTACTTGCAGCATATGTGGTGCTACAGGCCACAACAAGAGGTTCCATGGATCAAAG GGTAACAGGGGGAATGAAAGACCAGCGAGTACATCTGACCCTTGTGGGACAGCTAAAAACATTGAG GATGCTGAAAATAACCCTATGGATGTAATTGACCCTCTTGTCCTAGAGGAACATTATCAACAG GTTGATCAATTAAGGTCATTCCAAGTTAATACAAAACATGGAGCATATCAGCAACCTGAAGCAGATATTCCATCACAG GTGCTTAATGTATCTCATGAAGGTTTGTCTAGCACATCTCATCAAGGTGTACATAGCTCATCACAG GTGATTGAGACATCTCAACAGAGTATGCACAACTCATCACAg GTTACTAACACATCTTACCAAGAGCTGCATAACTCATTACTAGAAAGGAGGGGGGACAGAGAAAAACTTGTGATAAGAGGAGGGAAAAAACAAATCCCAACTGGAGTTAGCCAAAAATCACTTGACAAGGCCAAAGAACAAGAGAAAAGGGTTGTGGGAAtagctaaaaataaaattacagcaAGGAAGGCCCCTACACCCTTTAGAAGCCCTATGTTGAGGCCAAGAATGAATGATAAGCCCTTGGAGGCCAGAGAGAAAGAAGGGGAAGtgggaaaaaaaaggagaatatGGAAACCTCCTGGTCTGGGAGCGTCTACTGCATCTGCACATGGCAAGACATCTTGA